One segment of Amycolatopsis alba DSM 44262 DNA contains the following:
- a CDS encoding ATP-binding protein, translating to MFGRGGSRGKRDRDLHQGAWNPPQQVRSAQPKKAGKGRRLPGEAAIPTYTPSIAARSIDGHLLRTGYEVYAWYRLAPQRWSFRSDSQRRDLIAAIAGQYAELQGRWLHLRVTNRPYPIRMWAEAHVHNAVGRPQDVQGALSFDDYLIGEQQQLMGRSMAEKEVYLGVQVQTRRMIDRAVESAAPVLRKILPEAVDAELAALDSEVEHLDQVIGSAGLEGRPVHAEEMSWLMHRSCSLGLPAPRNMPAVPGAAWEPEDLASFTDAADFHAEPYAPTVTVRGRTGSNAGVSRHLAVLTVGQMHGLQIPEVDDPWIQHADRLPAAVEVSARIYVRRPEEVAGELQRQMNKVRSQVKHYTDEHELEPPQSLARQAGRVLEIDDEMTSGFTALATRVRSWWRLAVSGPTERDALRLAQQLLDLYKPKIAVEHPEAQYALAREFIPGEPLASAAYMRRGSVVWASSSVPTATAEVGDRRGILLGETVTATRRPVAWDPWMAQEIRDGSGLTAMVAGLGGGKSFLGGGIVYKTLRAGAHWTILDPSGPLSRLCDLPELRPYARNINLLNAQPGILNPYRVVAEPQIEHFMDEDDPERSWRREKALAGATRRRLVLDVLTGVLPYEVSRMAQTRIVLLRAVRAVGGRFDADPGQVIDALRRDSSEHHEHAVVVADFLDEMRERMALLIPETDADPYAETRDDRMTVLTMAGLTLPKDGVPREYWTDAESLGVEMLNLAAWLTQRSVYEKPKELRKGVWIDEAFFLSEVPTGRVLMNRFARDSRKWNVRVLLSSQIPADFLKIQGFVALLDSVFVGRLDDDDAQADALRLLKVPVGVGYEQVVAALGRRPGSQRDLQRDVDPRQFIFGDGAGGVERIRVDFSGPHLEHLRRVMDTTPGSADAKPSRPGNELAVPQEKQFVAAPPEEDDFELEEDLELAAELEVGLTDEQMLGAPDPLAAETGEVQGAVQNGHNGNGSQGEQHARAGKGGTGRDAA from the coding sequence TTGTTCGGTCGCGGCGGAAGCCGAGGAAAACGTGATCGTGACCTGCACCAAGGGGCCTGGAACCCGCCCCAGCAGGTCCGCTCCGCGCAGCCCAAGAAGGCCGGCAAGGGAAGGCGGCTGCCCGGCGAGGCGGCCATACCCACCTATACCCCGTCCATCGCGGCGCGAAGCATCGACGGGCACCTGTTACGCACCGGGTACGAGGTCTACGCCTGGTACCGGCTCGCGCCGCAGCGCTGGTCGTTCCGGTCGGACTCGCAGCGCCGTGACCTGATCGCGGCCATCGCCGGGCAGTACGCGGAGCTCCAGGGCCGCTGGCTGCACCTGCGCGTGACCAACCGGCCGTACCCGATCCGCATGTGGGCCGAGGCCCACGTGCACAACGCCGTCGGCCGTCCCCAGGACGTCCAGGGCGCCTTGTCCTTCGACGACTATCTCATCGGCGAGCAGCAGCAGCTGATGGGCCGTTCGATGGCCGAAAAAGAGGTCTACCTGGGTGTCCAGGTGCAGACCAGGCGGATGATCGACCGCGCGGTCGAGAGCGCCGCCCCGGTGCTGCGCAAGATCCTGCCGGAGGCCGTCGACGCCGAACTGGCCGCGCTCGACTCCGAGGTCGAACACCTCGACCAGGTGATCGGCTCCGCCGGGCTCGAAGGCCGCCCGGTGCACGCCGAGGAGATGTCCTGGCTGATGCACCGGTCGTGCTCGCTGGGCCTGCCCGCGCCGCGCAACATGCCCGCGGTCCCCGGCGCCGCCTGGGAGCCCGAGGACCTCGCCAGTTTCACCGACGCGGCGGACTTCCACGCCGAGCCGTACGCGCCGACGGTCACCGTCCGCGGCCGCACCGGCTCCAACGCCGGGGTCTCGCGGCACCTCGCCGTCCTCACCGTCGGCCAGATGCACGGCCTGCAGATCCCCGAGGTCGACGACCCCTGGATCCAGCACGCGGACCGGCTGCCCGCCGCGGTCGAGGTGTCCGCGCGGATCTACGTCCGGCGGCCCGAAGAGGTCGCCGGTGAGCTGCAGCGCCAGATGAACAAGGTCCGTTCGCAGGTCAAGCACTACACCGACGAGCACGAGCTGGAGCCGCCGCAGTCGCTGGCGCGCCAGGCGGGCCGGGTGCTGGAGATCGACGACGAGATGACGTCGGGCTTCACCGCGCTGGCCACCCGCGTCCGCTCGTGGTGGCGGCTGGCGGTGTCCGGGCCGACCGAACGTGACGCGCTGCGCCTCGCTCAGCAGCTTCTGGACCTCTACAAGCCGAAGATCGCCGTCGAGCATCCCGAAGCCCAGTACGCGCTGGCCAGGGAGTTCATCCCCGGCGAGCCACTGGCCTCGGCGGCGTACATGCGCCGCGGCTCGGTCGTGTGGGCGTCCTCCTCGGTGCCGACGGCGACGGCCGAGGTGGGCGACCGCCGCGGCATCCTGCTCGGCGAGACCGTGACCGCGACCCGGCGCCCGGTGGCCTGGGACCCGTGGATGGCGCAGGAGATCCGCGACGGCTCGGGCCTGACGGCGATGGTCGCCGGCCTCGGTGGCGGCAAGTCGTTCCTCGGCGGCGGCATCGTCTACAAGACGCTCCGCGCGGGCGCGCACTGGACGATCCTCGACCCGTCCGGTCCGCTGTCACGGCTGTGCGACCTGCCCGAACTGCGGCCCTACGCGCGGAACATCAACCTGCTCAACGCGCAGCCCGGCATCCTCAACCCGTACCGGGTGGTCGCCGAGCCGCAGATCGAGCACTTCATGGACGAGGACGACCCCGAGCGTTCGTGGCGTCGGGAGAAGGCCCTCGCGGGCGCGACCCGGCGTCGTCTCGTGCTCGACGTCCTCACCGGTGTCCTGCCGTACGAGGTCTCGCGGATGGCGCAGACCCGGATCGTGCTGCTGCGCGCCGTCCGCGCGGTCGGCGGCCGGTTCGACGCCGACCCCGGCCAGGTCATCGACGCGCTGCGCCGCGACTCCAGCGAGCACCACGAGCACGCCGTCGTCGTCGCGGACTTCCTCGACGAGATGCGCGAGCGGATGGCGCTGCTCATCCCGGAGACCGACGCGGACCCGTACGCCGAGACCCGCGACGACCGGATGACCGTGCTGACCATGGCGGGGCTGACGCTGCCCAAGGACGGCGTCCCCCGCGAGTACTGGACGGACGCGGAATCACTCGGCGTCGAGATGCTGAACCTCGCCGCGTGGCTGACGCAGCGGTCGGTGTACGAGAAGCCGAAGGAACTGCGCAAGGGCGTCTGGATCGACGAGGCGTTCTTCCTCTCCGAGGTCCCGACCGGTCGCGTGCTGATGAACCGCTTCGCGCGTGACTCGCGTAAATGGAACGTCCGGGTGCTGCTGTCCTCGCAGATCCCCGCGGACTTCCTGAAGATCCAGGGTTTCGTGGCGCTGCTGGACTCGGTGTTCGTCGGACGGCTCGACGACGACGACGCCCAGGCCGACGCGCTGCGGCTGCTGAAGGTCCCGGTCGGCGTCGGCTACGAACAGGTCGTCGCCGCGCTGGGCCGCCGTCCCGGCTCGCAACGCGATCTCCAGCGGGACGTCGATCCACGGCAGTTCATCTTCGGTGACGGTGCCGGCGGCGTGGAACGGATCCGCGTCGACTTCTCCGGGCCGCACCTGGAGCACCTGCGCCGGGTCATGGACACCACGCCCGGTTCAGCCGACGCCAAGCCGTCGAGGCCGGGCAACGAACTCGCGGTCCCGCAGGAGAAGCAGTTCGTGGCGGCACCGCCGGAGGAAGACGATTTCGAGCTCGAAGAGGACCTCGAGCTCGCGGCCGAACTCGAAGTCGGCCTCACCGACGAACAAATGCTCGGCGCCCCGGACCCGTTGGCGGCCGAAACCGGAGAAGTGCAAGGAGCCGTTCAAAACGGCCACAACGGGAACGGGAGCCAAGGCGAGCAGCACGCGCGCGCCGGCAAGGGTGGCACCGGCAGGGATGCCGCATGA